From Candidatus Woesearchaeota archaeon, the proteins below share one genomic window:
- a CDS encoding AarF/ABC1/UbiB kinase family protein has translation MQVMHFMREIRDMQRFEKILTVFAKHGLGYFIEEANLKRYLPLKERLSPVKFKLQKTRPVVLRTIFEELGGTFIKLGQLLSLRPDLIPKEYCDEFSKLQDQVKPFPSSEAKKIIEQELGKPIHLLFSSFDDKPLAAASIGQVHRATLRDGTKVVVKVQRPHIQEIMQTDIDILYRLASLFEKKFPQDFIQPTKIIQEFEAYTKNELDYNHEAKNAEKFYAFFQGDRKITIPKPYLNLTTTRVLVLEYLDGKNITHADLSPEQKKEISVVIADMIFRQIFEEGFFHADPHPGNIFVLRKRRIGLLDYGIVGMLDSPTKETLSQLFIAMMEKNVEGMADALLGLGAVPPDVDRQRFIEDLKHEFGSYYGAELHQIDLAQVLTKVVGIAKRHAIVLPINLILLCKAIITLQGLGMELNPHFNLVAVGKPYLNQLVKKQYDPREKWAKLKKAAQEIRYFVASVPRQASEFISKIRETDKDLKQMDTDIKILTIELDKSSNRIALVVLSAAFIIAGAYLYPFDQQQLFGFPFLSVIFFTVALLFFLLLCISIVREKRFTF, from the coding sequence ATGCAAGTAATGCATTTTATGCGTGAAATAAGGGATATGCAGCGGTTTGAAAAGATTCTGACAGTCTTTGCTAAGCATGGACTTGGTTATTTCATTGAGGAGGCAAATCTGAAACGATATCTGCCGTTAAAAGAACGTTTGTCACCGGTAAAATTTAAGCTGCAGAAAACACGTCCGGTTGTCCTACGAACTATCTTTGAGGAACTTGGTGGAACGTTTATCAAACTTGGTCAACTGTTAAGTCTACGACCAGATCTCATTCCAAAGGAATATTGCGACGAGTTCAGTAAACTACAGGATCAGGTAAAACCCTTTCCGTCTTCAGAAGCAAAGAAAATTATTGAGCAAGAATTGGGCAAGCCCATCCACCTACTTTTTTCTTCATTCGATGACAAACCTCTTGCTGCAGCCTCTATTGGACAAGTTCATCGAGCAACATTACGGGATGGAACAAAAGTTGTGGTCAAGGTACAACGTCCACATATCCAAGAAATTATGCAGACTGATATTGATATTCTCTATCGGTTGGCATCGTTGTTTGAAAAAAAATTTCCTCAGGATTTTATCCAACCAACAAAGATCATTCAGGAATTTGAGGCATATACGAAGAACGAACTGGATTATAACCATGAAGCAAAGAATGCAGAAAAGTTTTATGCCTTTTTTCAGGGCGACCGGAAAATTACCATTCCCAAGCCTTACCTCAATCTTACCACTACAAGGGTTTTAGTGCTTGAGTATCTCGACGGAAAAAATATTACGCATGCAGATCTTTCACCTGAACAGAAGAAAGAGATTTCAGTGGTTATTGCTGATATGATCTTTCGACAGATCTTTGAAGAGGGATTTTTCCATGCTGATCCTCATCCAGGAAATATCTTTGTGCTCAGGAAGAGACGTATAGGGCTTCTTGATTATGGCATTGTAGGTATGCTGGACTCTCCTACCAAAGAAACCTTGTCTCAATTATTTATCGCAATGATGGAAAAAAATGTTGAGGGAATGGCAGACGCATTGTTGGGATTAGGTGCTGTTCCTCCTGATGTTGATCGTCAACGTTTTATTGAAGATCTTAAACATGAGTTTGGCAGCTACTATGGTGCAGAGCTCCATCAGATCGATCTTGCACAAGTACTTACGAAAGTTGTCGGCATTGCAAAGCGGCATGCAATTGTATTGCCCATCAATCTTATCTTGCTTTGTAAGGCAATCATTACCCTTCAAGGTTTGGGTATGGAATTAAACCCACACTTTAATCTGGTTGCTGTGGGTAAACCGTATCTCAACCAATTGGTCAAAAAACAATATGATCCTCGGGAAAAATGGGCGAAACTCAAGAAAGCAGCTCAAGAGATTAGGTATTTTGTTGCAAGCGTTCCTCGACAAGCATCAGAATTCATCAGCAAAATACGAGAAACTGACAAGGATCTCAAGCAGATGGATACGGATATTAAAATCTTAACCATTGAACTTGACAAATCGAGTAATAGAATCGCTCTGGTTGTTTTAAGTGCAGCGTTTATTATTGCAGGTGCATATCTCTACCCTTTTGATCAGCAACAGTTGTTTGGATTTCCTTTTCTTTCAGTCATCTTTTTTACTGTTGCTCTTCTCTTTTTTCTTCTGCTTTGTATTTCTATTGTTCGTGAAAAGAGATTTACCTTCTAA
- a CDS encoding UMP kinase has product MQTVILSLGGSMVIQDQVNVSFLKDFTGMIIRYGKDYPEHRLVIVVGGGSLARHYHHAATQVTFISEEELDWIGIMATRLNAELLRVLFSSIAAKEVIHNPTQPLKGKEKLFIASGWKPGCSTDYDAVLLAANVKAKTIINATNVAYVYDKDPKIYHHAKPLKQMSWSTFTTLVGQRWSPGLNMPFDPVASKKAQALGLTVYICGGQDLANLKNALYGKPFKGTIISK; this is encoded by the coding sequence ATGCAAACCGTCATTCTTTCGTTGGGTGGATCTATGGTTATCCAAGATCAAGTAAATGTTTCTTTTTTGAAAGACTTTACCGGGATGATTATACGCTATGGAAAAGACTATCCAGAACATCGTCTGGTCATTGTGGTTGGTGGGGGTTCTCTTGCTCGTCATTATCATCATGCAGCTACCCAGGTTACCTTTATTTCTGAGGAAGAGTTAGACTGGATTGGGATTATGGCAACGCGCCTTAACGCAGAACTCTTGCGTGTTCTTTTCTCAAGTATTGCTGCAAAAGAGGTTATCCACAATCCAACACAACCTCTCAAAGGAAAGGAAAAACTCTTCATTGCCTCGGGATGGAAGCCCGGATGCTCTACTGATTATGATGCTGTTCTCCTTGCCGCAAATGTTAAAGCAAAAACGATTATCAATGCAACAAATGTAGCCTATGTTTATGATAAAGATCCCAAAATATATCACCATGCAAAACCCTTAAAACAAATGAGTTGGTCAACCTTTACAACGTTAGTTGGCCAGCGTTGGTCTCCAGGCTTAAACATGCCCTTTGATCCTGTTGCCAGCAAGAAAGCACAAGCATTAGGATTAACCGTTTACATCTGTGGTGGTCAAGATTTAGCAAACTTGAAAAACGCACTCTATGGCAAACCCTTCAAGGGCACGATTATTTCGAAGTAA
- a CDS encoding EamA family transporter: protein METTWWGFGLIVVSTIFGAIGSLYLKLGAQNVQLKLKVLMQNTKLILGFFFFGIATAFFILGLKGGPLSVLYPVTSLTYIWIVILSLIYLKERLNIYRWLGIISIIIGVILIGVQG, encoded by the coding sequence ATGGAAACAACCTGGTGGGGATTTGGATTGATTGTTGTATCAACGATATTTGGTGCTATTGGCTCTCTCTATCTCAAATTAGGCGCACAGAACGTGCAATTGAAGCTAAAGGTTCTTATGCAGAACACCAAACTGATTCTTGGATTCTTTTTCTTTGGTATCGCAACAGCATTTTTCATCCTCGGATTAAAGGGGGGACCGCTTTCTGTCCTCTATCCAGTAACATCCTTAACGTATATCTGGATTGTGATACTTTCTCTGATTTATCTTAAAGAACGGCTGAATATCTACCGTTGGTTAGGCATCATCAGCATCATCATCGGCGTTATTCTTATTGGGGTGCAAGGGTAA
- the uppS gene encoding di-trans,poly-cis-decaprenylcistransferase: MTSIPHHVGIILDGNRRFAKRLLLEPWKGHEWGAKKVEELFMWCKELGIRELTLYCFSVQNFNRPREEFLYLMKIFKESFDKLMKDTRIDEYQARIRVIGRLSLFPEDLQQKLFAIMERTKYYDQYCVNFAMAYGGQEEIIDATKRIAEQVKQGVLEPESIDKETFRQYLYLPDEPELIIRTSGEHRISNFLSFQGAYAEYIFLDIMWPEFTKEHLMDCLAEYSKRQRRFGQ, from the coding sequence ATGACATCTATTCCCCACCACGTAGGTATTATCCTAGATGGTAATAGAAGATTTGCAAAGCGATTGCTGCTCGAACCATGGAAAGGTCATGAATGGGGCGCAAAGAAGGTCGAAGAACTGTTTATGTGGTGTAAAGAGCTTGGTATCCGTGAATTGACGCTTTATTGTTTTTCTGTTCAAAACTTTAACCGCCCTCGTGAGGAGTTTCTGTATCTCATGAAGATCTTTAAAGAAAGTTTTGATAAACTGATGAAGGATACAAGAATTGATGAATACCAAGCACGGATTCGTGTTATTGGTAGATTATCTCTGTTTCCTGAAGATCTTCAGCAAAAGCTTTTTGCGATTATGGAACGGACAAAATACTACGACCAGTATTGTGTTAATTTTGCCATGGCCTATGGCGGCCAAGAAGAGATCATAGATGCCACAAAGCGAATTGCAGAACAGGTGAAACAAGGAGTTCTTGAACCAGAGTCCATTGATAAAGAAACCTTTCGCCAGTATCTTTATCTGCCTGATGAACCAGAGCTTATCATTAGAACCAGCGGTGAACATCGTATCTCAAACTTCCTGAGTTTTCAGGGAGCCTATGCTGAATATATCTTTCTTGATATTATGTGGCCAGAATTCACCAAAGAACATCTTATGGATTGTTTGGCAGAATACAGCAAACGTCAACGGAGGTTTGGACAATAA
- a CDS encoding protein translocase subunit SecF: protein MSKRSRRKKLWRLQQETEQPGVQQEAQPEETEHYTGLKGVYYRHYKILTILPLILLALALFSIALKFAFTGDFVNRGVSLKGGITVTVSGAPIDAPELREYLLEQFPGNDIEVRSLSTAGAASGFIVDADIQTKEGFDELLAKIQEKTGISSPDYYNVAVMGSSLGQSFFKEILIALGLAFLFMAIVVTLYFRLWVPSIAVILAAFSDIVMTLAVFNLLGLKLSSAGIAAFLMLIGYSVDTDILLTTRVLKRTKGTVFQRTIDAMKTGLTMTVTTMVAVLAAMILTPSEVLRQIMIVLFIGLIFDIINTWLQNAGILRWYAEKQATRERK from the coding sequence ATGTCGAAAAGGAGTAGACGAAAAAAACTCTGGCGACTCCAACAGGAAACAGAACAGCCAGGGGTACAGCAGGAAGCACAGCCTGAAGAGACTGAGCATTATACCGGGCTTAAAGGAGTCTATTATCGTCACTATAAAATCCTGACTATTCTTCCGTTAATTCTTTTGGCATTGGCTCTTTTCAGCATTGCCTTGAAGTTTGCGTTTACCGGAGATTTTGTCAATCGGGGAGTCTCCTTAAAGGGCGGCATTACGGTTACGGTATCTGGTGCTCCGATAGATGCGCCAGAATTACGGGAATATCTGCTCGAACAGTTTCCCGGCAATGACATTGAGGTCCGTTCTCTTTCAACCGCAGGAGCTGCTTCTGGATTTATCGTTGATGCAGACATCCAAACCAAAGAGGGATTTGATGAGCTATTAGCTAAAATTCAGGAAAAAACAGGCATTAGCTCTCCAGACTACTATAATGTGGCGGTCATGGGAAGCAGTTTAGGACAGAGCTTTTTTAAGGAAATTCTTATTGCCCTGGGCCTTGCATTCTTATTCATGGCCATTGTTGTTACGTTGTATTTTCGTTTATGGGTTCCCTCTATTGCGGTTATTCTCGCGGCCTTTTCTGACATCGTCATGACCTTAGCGGTCTTTAATCTTCTGGGGCTGAAGCTTTCTTCGGCAGGGATAGCAGCATTCCTGATGCTCATTGGTTATTCTGTTGATACTGATATCTTACTCACTACCCGAGTCTTAAAGAGAACCAAAGGAACCGTGTTTCAACGCACGATAGATGCCATGAAAACAGGGCTTACTATGACCGTTACAACCATGGTTGCTGTTCTTGCTGCTATGATCTTAACCCCTTCAGAGGTCTTACGTCAGATTATGATTGTCTTGTTCATTGGTCTTATCTTTGACATTATCAATACCTGGCTCCAGAATGCGGGTATTTTACGGTGGTATGCTGAAAAGCAGGCAACGAGGGAAAGGAAATGA
- a CDS encoding divalent-cation tolerance protein CutA, producing MRIVYITCKNKNEAKHIVTQLLEQRLIACATMIRAKSMYWWQQKKETTSEVIIFAKTTEKRVSAVMREVKKIHSYKIPCIISWKPTLVDKSYLQWVGKETTTKPDKRT from the coding sequence ATGCGTATTGTTTATATTACCTGTAAAAACAAGAATGAAGCAAAGCACATTGTTACTCAGCTTCTCGAGCAACGATTAATCGCTTGTGCTACTATGATCCGTGCAAAAAGCATGTACTGGTGGCAGCAGAAGAAAGAAACAACAAGTGAAGTCATTATCTTTGCTAAAACCACTGAAAAAAGAGTTTCAGCAGTGATGAGAGAAGTTAAGAAGATCCACAGTTATAAGATCCCCTGCATCATCAGTTGGAAGCCAACTCTGGTAGATAAATCCTATCTGCAGTGGGTAGGTAAAGAAACAACAACAAAACCAGATAAAAGAACATAA
- a CDS encoding HEPN domain-containing protein: protein MSDEAELYLQRAENELIAAQVLFEVSSNPKLQKEQFKLEKGFTFYSTVIGHSYYSIFYSAKAILIKNGVKTEAPEVHKKTLDAFEQHLVNTGKLDIELLTVYKKMIVRADALLGIFSLEKRKRGEFTYQKLPQANKKPAQESLTNASFFFKNINKILR from the coding sequence ATGAGTGATGAAGCAGAACTTTATCTTCAAAGAGCAGAGAACGAATTGATAGCGGCACAAGTGCTGTTTGAGGTTTCCAGTAACCCAAAACTTCAGAAAGAACAGTTTAAACTAGAGAAAGGCTTCACCTTTTACAGTACAGTTATTGGTCATTCCTATTATTCTATCTTCTATTCGGCAAAGGCAATTTTAATCAAAAATGGAGTTAAAACCGAAGCGCCAGAAGTCCATAAGAAAACACTCGACGCATTTGAACAGCATTTGGTAAACACAGGAAAATTAGATATTGAACTGCTCACCGTCTATAAGAAGATGATTGTCCGCGCCGATGCTCTTTTGGGAATCTTCTCCCTGGAAAAACGAAAGCGAGGAGAATTTACGTACCAGAAACTTCCCCAAGCAAACAAAAAACCAGCTCAAGAATCACTAACCAACGCTTCTTTCTTTTTCAAAAACATTAACAAAATTCTACGGTAA
- a CDS encoding EamA family transporter yields the protein MAQTQAKTKLWAIGLMLFSTILTSTGQILYKYAAVTLTSDVVQILLNGYLIFGLLAYFSAAVLLVIALKGGELSVLYPLVSLSFVWVSFLSMRFFQDSMSTTKWFGIGLIIVGVFLISYGSQQV from the coding sequence GTGGCACAAACACAAGCAAAGACCAAGCTCTGGGCAATTGGTCTGATGTTGTTCTCAACGATTCTTACCTCAACTGGCCAAATCCTGTATAAATATGCTGCAGTAACCTTAACGAGCGATGTTGTTCAAATTCTTCTGAATGGTTATCTTATCTTTGGGTTGCTTGCTTACTTCAGTGCAGCAGTCCTGTTAGTTATTGCCCTTAAAGGCGGAGAGCTTTCGGTGTTATATCCACTGGTATCACTCAGTTTTGTCTGGGTAAGTTTTTTATCCATGCGATTCTTTCAGGATTCCATGAGCACAACCAAATGGTTTGGTATTGGATTGATCATTGTTGGCGTTTTCCTTATCAGTTACGGAAGCCAACAAGTTTAA
- a CDS encoding MMPL family transporter, with amino-acid sequence MNAKKLFTNPRIIILAVFLIIALVAIQPNPFADGVAIRSVARNSSAQWAGFTSPKPTDLPMSRERILTINDIPIRSEADFYREVGKMQPQMSYLIQTNKQSYSLVPRAKTKTEMLGTEDIGIKVYPAPKTNIRKGLDLEGGTRVLLQPDRALSDEDMDLLIDNMKERLNVYGLSDVVVSKAGDLSGGQYVRVEIAGVNEEEVRQLLGNQGKFEAKITNETVFRGGQDITYVCRSADCSGIDPSGGCGPIGNGWTCRFRFSITLRQEAAERQAELTKDLEIVTENNEQYLSERIYLYLDDEEVDSLLIGEDLQGRAVTDIQISGSGIGATQQDAIFDALQNMKRLQTILVTGSLPAKVEVVQTDTISPSLGKEFVKSAFIMGFVAILGVTAVIVFRYGKLIISVPIIITMLSELILLLGLAAFIGWNIDIAAIAGIIVAIGTGVDDQIVITDELLRGDRSTSGTFRERIKRAFFIIMGAYLTAVVSMLPLWFAGAGLLRGFAITTIFGVTFGVFITRPAYAALMENIFKDESDA; translated from the coding sequence ATGAATGCAAAAAAATTGTTCACCAATCCTCGTATTATTATCTTAGCGGTGTTCCTTATTATTGCATTGGTTGCCATTCAGCCAAATCCCTTTGCAGACGGCGTAGCAATTCGAAGTGTTGCGAGAAACAGTTCAGCACAATGGGCTGGCTTTACCAGTCCAAAACCAACCGATCTGCCGATGAGTAGAGAACGAATCCTAACTATTAATGACATACCTATCCGAAGTGAAGCAGATTTCTATCGTGAAGTCGGGAAGATGCAACCCCAGATGTCTTATCTTATCCAAACCAATAAGCAGAGTTATAGCCTTGTTCCTCGTGCTAAAACAAAAACTGAAATGCTCGGTACTGAGGATATTGGTATTAAGGTATATCCTGCTCCAAAAACAAATATTCGCAAAGGCCTTGATTTGGAGGGTGGTACTCGAGTCCTGTTACAGCCAGATCGGGCTCTGTCAGATGAGGATATGGATCTCCTCATCGATAATATGAAGGAGCGCTTAAATGTCTATGGTTTGAGTGATGTGGTTGTTAGTAAAGCAGGAGATCTGTCTGGTGGTCAGTATGTCAGAGTTGAAATTGCCGGTGTTAATGAAGAGGAAGTCCGCCAACTGCTGGGAAATCAGGGAAAATTTGAAGCAAAAATAACGAATGAAACGGTCTTCCGCGGAGGACAAGACATTACCTATGTCTGCAGAAGTGCAGATTGTTCTGGTATTGACCCGAGTGGAGGATGCGGCCCTATTGGCAATGGATGGACCTGCCGTTTCCGTTTTAGTATTACCTTACGTCAAGAGGCTGCTGAGCGTCAGGCTGAACTCACCAAAGATCTTGAAATAGTTACCGAAAACAATGAGCAGTATTTGAGCGAACGAATTTATCTCTATCTTGATGATGAAGAGGTAGACTCGCTCCTTATTGGGGAAGATTTACAAGGAAGAGCGGTAACAGACATCCAAATCTCTGGGAGTGGCATTGGAGCTACCCAACAAGATGCTATTTTTGATGCGCTCCAAAACATGAAACGCCTGCAGACCATCCTCGTTACTGGTTCACTTCCAGCAAAAGTAGAGGTTGTCCAGACCGATACCATTTCTCCGTCTCTCGGAAAGGAATTTGTCAAGAGCGCATTTATTATGGGATTTGTTGCTATACTTGGCGTAACTGCGGTTATTGTCTTTCGTTATGGAAAACTGATTATTTCTGTCCCGATTATCATCACCATGCTCTCTGAGCTTATTCTCCTGCTAGGGCTTGCGGCATTTATTGGTTGGAATATTGATATTGCTGCTATTGCAGGAATTATTGTTGCTATTGGTACTGGCGTTGATGATCAAATAGTTATAACTGATGAACTCTTGCGCGGAGACCGAAGTACGAGTGGGACATTCAGAGAACGGATTAAGCGGGCGTTCTTCATCATTATGGGCGCTTATCTGACAGCGGTTGTTTCCATGCTCCCACTGTGGTTTGCTGGTGCCGGTCTTCTTCGAGGATTTGCCATTACCACTATCTTTGGCGTTACGTTTGGAGTTTTTATCACACGACCTGCCTATGCAGCCTTGATGGAAAACATCTTTAAAGATGAATCTGACGCTTGA